A genomic window from Leptolyngbya sp. BL0902 includes:
- a CDS encoding DUF29 domain-containing protein: protein MTQTSLSKSLYDQDFALWLEQVANQLRVGDFSHLDIDNLVVELDALGRSQKREIKSRLVVLLAHLLKCLYIDSAYDNRGWEVTLREQRRELRLLLEQSPSLVHYAADVVEDAYTIALSEVREDYAKVPFPDHWPFSSALDDLLTCPFWQ, encoded by the coding sequence GTGACCCAGACCTCCCTATCCAAATCGCTCTATGATCAAGACTTTGCCCTTTGGCTAGAACAGGTGGCGAATCAGCTTCGGGTTGGAGATTTCAGCCACCTTGATATTGACAACTTGGTGGTGGAGCTAGACGCCTTGGGACGATCCCAGAAGCGCGAGATTAAGAGTCGGCTGGTGGTGCTGTTGGCCCATTTGCTCAAATGCCTCTACATCGACAGCGCCTACGATAATCGGGGTTGGGAAGTCACCCTTCGAGAACAGCGACGAGAACTGCGGTTATTGCTAGAGCAATCCCCCAGCTTGGTTCACTATGCTGCCGATGTCGTGGAGGACGCTTACACCATCGCCCTTTCTGAAGTACGGGAGGACTATGCTAAGGTGCCTTTCCCCGATCATTGGCCCTTCAGTTCAGCCTTGGACGATCTGCTAACTTGCCCCTTCTGGCAATAG
- a CDS encoding NAD(P)H-quinone oxidoreductase subunit N, producing the protein MDFASLAAQLNAGTIWPEGIIVATILVMLVGDLIQGRSSSAWTPYAAMGGGLGAIAALVFQWGAADPIGFLGGFNADDLSIIFRGIIVLSAVFTVPMSIRYVEQSGTSLAEFLVILFTATLGGMFLSGANELVMIFVSLETLSIASYLLTGYMKRDPRSNEAALKYLLIGAASSAIFLYGSSLLYGLSGGETRLSEIANTIVNVDGEAPIGLIVALVFVIAGIAFKIAAVPFHQWTPDVYEGSPTPVVAFLSVGSKTAGFALAIRLLIEAFPLVSEQWRFVFTALAILSMVLGNVVALAQTSMKRLLAYSSIGQAGYLMIALVVGTDAGYASLIYYLLVYLFMNLGGFTCVILFALRTGSDQISDYSGLYQKDPLLTLGLSICLLSLGGIPPMAGFFGKIYIFWAGWQAGAYGLVLVGLVTSVISIYYYIRVIKMMVVKEPQEMSDVVNNYPAVRWDLPGLRPMQISLILALVATSLAGILSNPLFTLANNAVVQTPMLQTPVASTNLVNTVALGEGLN; encoded by the coding sequence ATGGATTTTGCGAGCCTTGCGGCCCAGCTTAATGCTGGCACCATTTGGCCAGAGGGCATCATCGTCGCCACCATCCTGGTGATGCTGGTAGGAGATTTAATTCAGGGGCGTTCCTCCTCCGCCTGGACTCCCTATGCTGCCATGGGTGGCGGTTTGGGGGCCATTGCGGCCTTGGTCTTTCAGTGGGGCGCAGCGGATCCCATCGGCTTCCTGGGCGGCTTCAACGCCGATGACCTCAGTATTATTTTCCGGGGCATCATCGTTCTGTCAGCGGTGTTTACGGTGCCCATGTCTATTCGCTACGTGGAGCAGTCCGGCACCTCCCTAGCAGAATTTTTGGTCATCCTGTTCACCGCCACCCTGGGGGGGATGTTCCTCTCCGGGGCCAACGAACTGGTGATGATTTTTGTCTCGCTAGAAACCCTCAGTATCGCCTCCTACCTGCTGACGGGCTACATGAAGCGCGACCCCCGCTCCAACGAAGCGGCCCTGAAATATCTGCTGATTGGGGCGGCGAGCTCCGCGATTTTCCTCTACGGATCGTCCCTGCTCTACGGACTCTCCGGTGGCGAAACGCGGCTATCAGAAATTGCCAACACCATCGTCAACGTTGACGGCGAAGCACCCATCGGCCTGATTGTCGCCCTGGTGTTTGTGATTGCGGGGATCGCCTTCAAAATTGCCGCTGTGCCCTTCCACCAGTGGACGCCCGACGTGTACGAAGGCTCCCCCACTCCCGTGGTGGCCTTCCTCTCCGTGGGTTCCAAAACCGCTGGCTTCGCCCTCGCCATCCGCCTGTTGATTGAAGCCTTCCCCCTCGTCTCCGAACAGTGGCGCTTTGTCTTCACCGCCCTGGCCATCCTCAGCATGGTGCTGGGCAACGTGGTGGCCCTGGCCCAAACCAGCATGAAGCGCCTCCTGGCCTACTCCTCCATTGGCCAAGCGGGCTACCTGATGATCGCCCTCGTCGTTGGCACCGATGCGGGCTACGCCAGCCTGATCTACTACCTGCTGGTGTACCTGTTCATGAATCTGGGTGGCTTCACCTGCGTGATTTTGTTTGCCCTACGCACCGGAAGCGACCAAATCAGCGACTACAGCGGCCTCTACCAAAAAGATCCCCTGCTCACCCTGGGCCTCAGCATTTGCTTGCTGTCCCTCGGCGGCATTCCGCCCATGGCGGGCTTCTTCGGCAAAATCTACATCTTCTGGGCAGGCTGGCAAGCCGGAGCCTACGGCCTCGTGCTGGTCGGCCTCGTCACCAGCGTGATCTCCATCTACTACTACATCCGCGTCATCAAGATGATGGTGGTGAAGGAACCCCAGGAAATGTCCGACGTGGTGAACAACTACCCCGCCGTGCGCTGGGATCTGCCCGGTCTGCGGCCCATGCAAATTAGCCTGATTCTGGCCCTGGTCGCCACTTCCCTCGCCGGGATTTTGTCGAACCCCCTGTTCACCCTGGCTAACAATGCCGTGGTGCAGACGCCCATGCTGCAAACCCCCGTGGCCAGCACCAACCTGGTCAATACTGTGGCCCTGGGAGAGGGCCTGAACTAA
- the topA gene encoding type I DNA topoisomerase — protein MSTLVIVESPTKAKTIRNYLPRGYRVEASMGHVRDLPRSASEIPPEVKGEKWAQLGVNPDDNFAPLYIIPSDKKKVVKTLKDALKDADELVLATDEDREGESISWHLLQVLNPKVPTKRMVFHEITQEAIQSALENCRTIDDQLVHAQETRRILDRLVGYTLSPLLWKKIAGGLSAGRVQSVAVKVVVNREQQRRAFRKGSYWDLKASLLKDKSAFEAKLYSLAGTRLANGSDFDESTGQIIAGREVVLLDEAQARDLQARLLEGVWTVSNLEERPNTRKPSPPFTTSTLQQEANRKLRLSARDTMRVAQNLYEQGYITYMRTDSVHLSQQAIEAARSCVETKYGKEYLSPKPRQYATKSKGAQEAHEAIRPAGSTFRTPAETGLSGRELSLYDLIWKRTVASQMAEARQTNITASIEVEDAIFRATGKRIDFPGFFRAYVEGSDDPDAAIEGQEVLLPNLNTGDALGCTDLEAIGHETQPPARYTEATLVKVLESEGIGRPSTYATVIGTIIDRGYVRLVNNSLIPTFTAFAVTALLEQNFPDLVDVHFTARMEQTLDDISTGGVDWLPYLKEFYSGDKGLETQVHTRETQIDPTAARTVVLDDLEAKVRIGRYGPYIEIGDGEESVRASIPADVPPADLDEEQIERIIKQKVEGPDKVGLHPDTGEPIFLRIGPYGPYVQLGEATDDNPKPKRASLPKGMKAEDITLESAVGLLRLPRLLGEHPETGKPIKASQGRFGPYVIHDQGKDGKDYRSIKGDDDVLTISLERALELLAQPKTGRGRGKATPLKELGNHPDDGELIAVFNGPYGHYVKHGKVNASVPEGVELESITVEQALEWIAAKAKTKGGKAKKGSTAKSGTSKSGTTKSGTTKKSTKTGTTARTTKTAAASKASGTKRTTKATTTKATTTKTSTTKKSTTRKSTSAKDDAADSSD, from the coding sequence ATGTCAACCCTTGTTATTGTCGAGTCGCCCACCAAGGCCAAAACCATTCGCAACTACCTGCCACGGGGCTATCGGGTGGAGGCTTCCATGGGGCACGTGCGCGATTTGCCCCGGTCGGCCAGTGAAATTCCGCCGGAGGTGAAGGGGGAAAAGTGGGCGCAGTTGGGCGTTAACCCCGACGATAATTTTGCGCCGCTGTACATCATTCCCAGCGACAAGAAGAAGGTGGTCAAAACGCTCAAGGATGCCCTGAAGGACGCCGACGAACTGGTACTGGCCACGGACGAAGACCGCGAGGGGGAAAGCATTAGCTGGCATCTGCTCCAGGTGTTGAACCCCAAGGTGCCCACCAAGCGCATGGTGTTCCACGAGATTACCCAGGAGGCGATCCAGTCGGCCCTAGAAAACTGCCGCACCATTGACGATCAGCTCGTCCATGCCCAGGAAACCCGCCGCATTTTAGACCGCCTGGTGGGCTACACCCTGTCGCCGCTGCTGTGGAAAAAGATTGCTGGGGGACTGTCCGCCGGACGGGTGCAGTCGGTGGCGGTGAAGGTGGTGGTGAACCGCGAACAACAGCGCCGCGCCTTCCGCAAGGGTTCCTACTGGGATTTGAAGGCCAGCCTTCTGAAAGACAAAAGCGCCTTTGAGGCCAAGCTCTATTCCCTAGCGGGGACTCGCCTTGCCAACGGCAGCGACTTCGACGAATCTACCGGACAGATTATCGCTGGCCGAGAAGTGGTGCTGCTGGACGAAGCCCAGGCCCGTGACCTGCAAGCCCGGTTACTGGAAGGCGTGTGGACAGTCAGCAACCTGGAAGAACGGCCCAACACCCGCAAGCCCTCGCCCCCCTTCACCACCTCCACCCTGCAACAGGAGGCCAACCGCAAGCTGCGCCTCTCCGCCCGCGACACCATGCGCGTAGCCCAAAACCTCTATGAGCAGGGCTACATCACCTACATGCGTACCGACTCGGTGCATCTGTCTCAGCAGGCCATCGAAGCGGCGAGAAGCTGCGTAGAAACCAAGTACGGCAAGGAATACCTCAGCCCCAAACCGCGCCAGTACGCCACCAAATCCAAGGGTGCCCAGGAGGCCCACGAAGCCATCCGCCCCGCTGGCAGCACCTTTAGAACGCCTGCCGAAACGGGCTTAAGTGGACGGGAACTCTCCCTATACGACCTGATCTGGAAGCGCACCGTCGCCAGCCAGATGGCCGAAGCTCGCCAAACCAACATCACCGCCTCGATTGAAGTGGAAGACGCCATCTTCCGGGCCACGGGCAAGCGGATTGATTTTCCCGGCTTCTTCCGGGCCTATGTGGAAGGTTCCGACGACCCCGATGCCGCCATCGAAGGCCAAGAGGTGCTGCTGCCCAACCTCAACACCGGGGATGCCCTGGGCTGCACCGACCTAGAGGCCATTGGCCACGAAACCCAGCCCCCCGCCCGCTACACCGAAGCCACCCTGGTCAAAGTCTTAGAGAGCGAGGGCATCGGTCGGCCCAGTACCTACGCCACCGTCATCGGCACCATCATCGACCGGGGCTATGTGCGCCTGGTGAACAACAGCCTGATCCCCACCTTCACCGCCTTTGCCGTCACCGCCCTGCTAGAGCAAAACTTCCCCGACCTAGTGGACGTTCACTTCACCGCCCGGATGGAGCAAACCCTGGACGATATTTCCACGGGTGGAGTGGATTGGCTACCTTACCTGAAGGAGTTTTACAGCGGAGATAAGGGGCTAGAAACCCAAGTCCACACCCGCGAAACCCAGATTGACCCCACCGCCGCCCGTACCGTCGTCCTCGATGACCTAGAGGCCAAAGTCCGTATCGGTCGCTATGGCCCCTACATCGAAATTGGCGACGGCGAAGAATCCGTGCGGGCCTCCATCCCCGCCGATGTGCCCCCCGCCGATTTGGACGAGGAACAGATCGAGCGCATCATTAAACAAAAGGTGGAAGGCCCTGATAAAGTCGGCCTCCATCCCGACACCGGGGAACCGATTTTCCTGCGCATCGGCCCCTACGGCCCCTACGTGCAGCTCGGTGAAGCCACCGACGACAACCCCAAACCCAAACGCGCCTCTCTACCCAAGGGCATGAAGGCCGAGGACATCACCCTAGAATCGGCGGTGGGTCTGCTGCGGTTGCCGCGCCTCCTGGGCGAACATCCTGAAACGGGCAAGCCCATCAAAGCTAGCCAAGGCCGCTTTGGCCCCTACGTCATCCACGATCAAGGCAAGGACGGCAAAGACTATCGCTCCATCAAGGGCGATGACGACGTGCTGACGATTTCCCTAGAGCGGGCGCTGGAACTGCTGGCCCAGCCCAAAACCGGACGCGGACGGGGCAAAGCCACCCCCCTGAAGGAACTGGGCAACCACCCCGACGATGGCGAACTGATCGCCGTGTTCAACGGCCCCTACGGCCACTACGTGAAGCACGGCAAGGTGAATGCCTCCGTGCCCGAAGGGGTGGAATTGGAGAGCATCACCGTGGAGCAAGCCCTGGAATGGATCGCTGCCAAGGCCAAAACCAAGGGCGGCAAAGCCAAGAAAGGCAGTACCGCTAAATCCGGTACCAGCAAGTCCGGCACGACCAAATCTGGCACCACGAAAAAGAGCACCAAAACCGGGACAACCGCCCGAACCACCAAAACGGCGGCGGCGAGTAAGGCTTCGGGCACCAAACGCACCACCAAAGCCACCACCACCAAAGCCACCACCACCAAAACCTCAACGACGAAAAAATCCACCACCCGAAAATCGACTTCAGCCAAGGACGATGCAGCGGATTCTAGTGATTAG
- a CDS encoding methylated-DNA--[protein]-cysteine S-methyltransferase → MPQCTDNGDIGHPPSFFTFYESPIQVLRLVSDGQSLIGLYLASAKHDRMAQGDWVEDASVDPFPAAKQQLTAYFSGTLMEFDLPLKMPGTVFQQRVWDALKTIPYGTTMSYGEVAQHIGQPKASRAVGLANGRNPVSIIVPCHRVIGASGKLTGYGGGLEHKQWLLTHECLTRMKGIEPHR, encoded by the coding sequence ATGCCCCAATGCACCGACAATGGAGATATTGGGCATCCGCCTTCTTTTTTTACGTTCTACGAAAGCCCCATTCAAGTCCTACGGCTCGTCTCCGATGGGCAATCCTTGATTGGGCTTTACTTGGCATCGGCAAAGCATGACCGGATGGCTCAAGGCGATTGGGTCGAAGATGCATCCGTCGATCCCTTTCCCGCCGCCAAACAACAACTGACTGCCTATTTTTCGGGTACCTTGATGGAGTTTGACCTGCCGTTGAAAATGCCAGGAACGGTCTTTCAGCAGCGGGTTTGGGACGCCCTCAAAACTATTCCCTACGGCACAACGATGTCCTACGGCGAGGTGGCCCAACATATCGGACAACCCAAGGCATCCCGTGCGGTGGGTCTAGCCAATGGACGCAATCCCGTATCAATCATTGTTCCCTGTCATCGTGTGATTGGGGCCAGCGGTAAGTTAACGGGATATGGCGGTGGCCTTGAACACAAACAGTGGTTACTCACCCATGAGTGCCTAACCCGGATGAAAGGCATAGAGCCGCACCGCTAA
- a CDS encoding DUF3086 domain-containing protein, with the protein MTPDEFSPATSSTEGSPSGEGGSAASVDFSGLRSEGIGSAGSSSEGLRSEGFRSDWSSRMDSLKQQEADLKRSIADLQATYNRLTQDQFKKIQSDLSRMVEQGTADLEQRKRTLQLEIEKLERRQERIQAEMRTTFAGASQDLAVRVQGFKDYLVGSLQDLATAAEQLDMAPAAAPPREPEVIQAGAGRRPRPSAPDQPPGEAPSSLGFAPTAFQDQTDRVRSLLDQYRMRPDYYGPVWQLRRTFEPIHAERVSNWFFAQGGRGAVKSMGSRLQNVLVASAAISILHTLYGPRLRTLVLSNSPERLGEWRRGLQDCLGVSRADFGTGQGLMLFDAPEPLAQRADRIRSEGGLPLIVVDEAESVISLALLQFPLWLAFAPDPANPIQEYDYF; encoded by the coding sequence ATGACCCCCGACGAGTTTTCCCCAGCGACGTCATCCACCGAAGGTAGCCCCAGCGGCGAGGGCGGCAGCGCAGCTTCAGTGGACTTTTCGGGTCTGCGTTCGGAGGGGATCGGGTCGGCAGGATCGTCATCGGAGGGGTTGCGCTCGGAGGGCTTTCGGTCAGACTGGAGCAGCCGCATGGACAGCCTGAAGCAGCAGGAGGCCGATCTGAAGCGCAGCATTGCCGATCTGCAAGCCACCTACAACCGTCTGACCCAGGATCAGTTCAAGAAAATCCAAAGCGACCTCAGCCGCATGGTAGAGCAGGGCACCGCCGATCTAGAGCAGCGCAAACGCACCCTGCAACTGGAGATTGAAAAGCTGGAGCGTCGCCAGGAGCGCATTCAAGCAGAAATGCGGACGACCTTTGCCGGGGCTTCTCAAGATTTGGCGGTGCGGGTGCAGGGCTTTAAAGACTACCTCGTGGGCAGCTTGCAGGATTTGGCCACCGCCGCCGAACAGTTGGATATGGCCCCCGCCGCCGCCCCTCCGCGAGAACCAGAGGTGATTCAGGCTGGGGCTGGCCGTCGCCCTCGTCCTTCAGCACCGGATCAGCCACCTGGGGAGGCCCCCTCCTCCCTAGGCTTTGCCCCCACCGCCTTCCAAGACCAAACCGACCGAGTACGGAGCCTGCTGGATCAGTACCGGATGCGACCCGACTACTATGGCCCCGTGTGGCAACTGCGGCGCACCTTCGAGCCAATCCACGCTGAGCGGGTGTCGAACTGGTTTTTTGCCCAGGGCGGACGCGGTGCCGTAAAAAGCATGGGCAGCCGTTTGCAGAATGTGCTAGTGGCCTCGGCGGCGATTTCAATTTTGCACACCCTCTACGGCCCACGCCTGCGGACGCTGGTGCTCTCCAACAGCCCGGAGCGACTGGGGGAATGGCGGCGCGGCCTACAAGATTGCCTGGGCGTATCGCGGGCCGATTTTGGCACAGGCCAAGGGCTCATGCTGTTTGACGCCCCAGAACCCCTCGCCCAACGGGCCGACCGCATCCGGTCTGAAGGGGGCCTGCCCCTCATTGTGGTAGATGAAGCAGAATCGGTGATTAGCCTCGCCCTGCTTCAGTTTCCCCTGTGGCTAGCCTTTGCCCCCGACCCAGCTAACCCCATCCAGGAATACGACTATTTCTAA